The genomic DNA CTCTTTGCCCTGGGCGCCTTCGTCTACGGctgcggcgccgccgtcgagtgCGCATCACCCAAGCTAGGAGTTTTTGTCTTAGGACGCCTCATCAAGGTAAGAGTTAGGTATTTTAGGCTTTGGGCAGACAGCTTACGAGGGCtagggcgtcggcgagggcatgTTTCTCAGCAACGTCTACGTTCAGGTGTCAGAAATGTCTCCCGCCCGTGTCCGCGGGATCATGACAGCCCTGCCACAGTTTTCTATCGTCACCGGCATTGTCGCTGGATATTTCATGTGCTACGGCACCGCTCGGATAGGTTCATCATCCCTCGCGTGGCGGCTCCCGCTGGCAATTGCCTCATTCTTAGGTTTTGCTCTCTCCAGCACATATTGGACAGTCCCACCCTCTCCCAGGTGGCTGTTGAGCAAGGGGAGGTTCGATGAAGCTCGCATCGTGCTGGATACGCTGGGGCTAGACGATAGCGAGCGGGCCGTGCTCCTCGAGCAGTCAATGTCGGGAACGTACGAACAGAATGTCGATGCGACACTCTGGGACACCATACGGCAGACATTTGTGGAGTTTGGGGAAGCCTTCTCGAAACCCTTTCGCAGCAGAACAGCTTTCGGCTGCTTTCTCATGGCAATGCAGCAGTTCAGTGGCATCGACGGAATATTGTACTATGCTCCGATTCTGTTCACACAAGCGGGACTCAAAGGAGAGCAGGCCACTTTCCTCGCGTCCGGGGTCTCGGCTTTGGTCATTCTAGCCGTGACCATCCCCGCCACCTTCTTGGCCGATAAATGGGGGAGACGGACGTCGAGTTTATTGGGCGGGGTACTCATCACGGCTCTGATGATTCTGATGGGATCGCTATTCGCCGCCGGGCAAGTCCAAGCCGAATCGGGGGCAGGGAAGTGGGTGGTCATCGTTTCAATTTACCTTTTTGCCATCGTATACAGTGCTACGTGGGCCATCGGTTTCCGGACCTTCATGGTTGAGAGCctgccgaggaagacgagaagCAGTGCATCTAGCCTGGCTCAAAGCGCCAATTGGGTAAGTTTCTCTTCACCCTCTTCCCAGGAACCCCTTGACTTCCTGGACCAGACTAATAGAAAAACAAAGTTTGCAAACTATGTCGTTGCACTGATAACTCCAGTGCTGTTATCCAAGTCCACTTTTGGGGCGTACTTCCTGTTTGCGGGCTGTTCTCTCGTCTGTACCGTGGTCGTGGCCGCTACCATGGTAGAGACCCGAGGGCACAGTCTCGAGGCAATCGAAAAGAGGTATTCCGAGaaaaaggccaaggccacGGGCAGGTGGAAAATGAAAGGTCTAAGGCCGAGGAGATTTGCGAATGATGCCTAGTCTTCCGAGAACGACGAGTCGCTGGCTACTTGACACCGATCCGACATACATGGATAGAATAAGTAACGCGCCATGCTTCCATTGCGACTCAGGTCCTAGACAAAGAATGAAAACACACTTATATACATTTTATGACGCGAGTAGATGGAAGATGGTACAGGGCTTACTTGGGTCACTTTGCAGCCCTTCTTCTTACCAAAGGGAACTGGAGGCGCTTGTttgcgaggctgttcagaTTGGCACAGTTAGGGTTCCGTTTGCTCTCAAACTAGTAGAAGCCAGGGATTGGCTGAACGTCAATTTACACCAtgcatctgctgctgccagcTTCCAAGATTTTAGCGAAGACACCCATCACGAAATTCCCATTTTTGAGACTGGAAATCTGCTGGCTGTCCTGGTTGGAGATATTGATCCACGTGAAGCTCGAAAATCTTTGAGGGCAGCGCATACCGAAGTGTTACGTTAGACTAGAAGGTCTGGCTCACAGATACCTCATCATTGATCTTAACGAACTACATACTAGAGGCAGACCCAGTGGCAAAGTTTAGCGAGACTTTATACCGTCAAGCCGAAATCCTTGTCGGTGATCGTATGAGCCTTCGAATTGAAAGTGAGTTATCGAGGCGGCGCATTCAAGGCGGACGGCGCAGTGTTTTTGGCCCGGGGTTACCACCCATTAGTTGATTGCAGATGTCCAAGGGACTACAGGTGTCTAGTAATCATCGTCAAAAGTCACAGTAAAAGCTTGAGCGGCTAGTGTGACCAAACATCTCATGACTGTGATTTTGATGGGTTGGTACTGCGAAGCAGCCACTCACACGCTCGGTCGCGGAGGCCATCCGGACTCGCCCATCAGGCGGAAGGTTTCGGGGACGTTCGTCTCATCCATCCATAAGACTAGCGGCTACGGACTTGCGGCAAAACTGCATGGCTTTCTTCGACATAGCATAGTTGCAACTCTATTGTGAAAGCTTGCCAGGCCGCTCGGGGTTagtagggggggggggtcttgctagccgcccccccccccttctccacGACCTCATTCATTCCAACAAAAGGGCTTGTCCCGGCAGTGGGAGGACTGTGAATCACTTGTTTCGCGTTTTTCATAGCTTCAGCTGATGAAGCCTCGAACAATGCACATATAATATTATCTCAGTACAAAACATGTATCTGGAACAAACAACGCTAATGTTCAAGATAGCTTGCTAAAACCAATGTTTGTCCTTGAGGCTGGCATCCAAGCCATCAAGGTATGGGGTTTCTCGCTTCGAACAGTAGCATAACGCCGTGCACCTCCCATCTTACGTCCTCAAACGCCTCCCTCAGCGGCCCAACGAAGCCCTCAACGTCGTCTTCCGTATTTCCAAACACCCCCAGGAGATTGTGCCAAAACATCAGCTGCTTCCCCCATATGTTGTGCTTGACGCCACGTCCCAAGATCGTCACCCCGAACAAGGTGCCCCCGGGAGCGAGGAGGTGGCGTAGGCGGACAAGGGCCGTCGCCTTTCTCGGCGGAGGTCCCGGCAAGCAGTGAAgcagcatcgtcgtcgagatggcgtCGAAGGAACCGCCACCCAGATCTCCGCAACTCAGGCCCCTCCCCTGCGGGTCCAGAAAGTCGGCAACGGAGGCCTCGCACGTCGTCTTGGGGTGCGCTTTCAGCATGCGTGACTTAGTGGCGTGGAGCGCGGCCGGGTTAAGGTCAACAAGGTAAACCTCGGACCCCGCTGGTATAGGCGCATGCTTGAGAAAGTAGCCCGTTCCGACTCCAATGTCCAGGATACGACAAGGCGAACACGTGCTTGATGCGGGCCGGAAACCTGTCTCGCTGAGGAGGGATTGCGACGTCTGTGATCGCGAGGCCGCGTTTGCGATGTGGCGGTTGAAGAACCCGCGCATCTTGCTTGACGATATTTGCCACGCGTACGGGCAATAAAGACCCAGGACGAACGGGTCGTAGAGGTAGCGGAGGAGTATCGGGACGTAGATTGCCGCCCCGGCAAAGGTGTCCGGCCGTGCCATGTCCCAAGCTTTTTCAACGTCCAGCAGTGGATGTGTGCATTGGGAATGCAGCGGTGTGATGAAGGTATCCATGGCCCCGAGAGCTTCCGTACGGGTGTAAGACAGACAGCCAAGCCACTAGATCGAAAAGGGGGTTGAGCACTTCTTATGTCAAGTTTGTCAGTTGGCTGGGTACTACTCTCACGCACGGGTGGCGGGTCGCTTTTCTGTTGGTGCAAGATTGAGATAGCTGACATTCCACAAATCCCAGGACACCCTTGACATGATATAGGCTCTTTCAAATTCACATGTTTGGCTTGTCCAAACCTCTCTAGGTGAAGGGAAGGGTGCAACATGCACGCCAAGGCGCGCATCGCAGTAACAGCGCGCCTCCTCATGAACGACAACGATCAGCTAGCTGTCTTTGGCGTTGCCTTGCGTCGCAAGGTCAGTCGGGGGACTCGGCCGAGCTCCGCGATGTCTGCGTTTCGACGGGTCCCGTCCGTGCTCCCGACCAGTCCGCGATGCCACGAAGCTTCGCGGACCAAGGCCTGGATCCTCAGGTGATTCGTCGAGGTGGAGGTTGCGAAGTGCAGACTCTCGCAACGTCAAAGATGGGACGACTAGGCTGGGTCAATACGAAACGTCCGCTACTGTATTGCATGCCGATGGAGCCGCTCTCTGTCTCTGCCCTTCGCCCTGCCATTTACACGGTGTCAGAAGGGTGTTGCGAACATTCGACGGACCAATGGCTTGCAGCTCATCCAACCCCTCTCTATTTTGCCTTTTCGCTCACTTGTTCCGACGGGGAGAAGTTCTCTCTGACAGCCGGTCGAGCCTTGAGCGCACGCCTTGACGCTTCTGTCCATCTGACTGTACTTTTGCGAGCCAACTCGTCATCGAGGGCGGGGTTTGCTGGTCAGACATCAGATAACAAGCGGCCGGTGGACGGTGTCCTCAAGAGGTGCATGCAACGTCTAGAGGGCTGAGGGCGACTCAAGACGGCACGTGTGAACCAAAGACAAGAGGCCATTGCCGCGTGGAGCTGATCGAGAAGCGAACAAGGTCTTGACTTGACAACACCATGAGCCTCGGCACCTTTCCCGCCACATAGCGGCGGAACTTTGTTGATCTCTTCGCACACAATGTACACTTGCGTCTGACGGGCCTGCGCCCGAGCAGAACTCTGCATCATGGGCAACCTTGGTTGTGGGGGGAACACAGCAGGTCTCTATTAGTAAGTTATCTGGAAACGACTGCGTCAGGGTATGATCGAGACTTTTTGCTTATTTCCTCCGGGCTTTGAACGTCTTCAAAGGATTGACTTTCCGCGTCCCAATCTTCTTGCGTCCTGGCTTGCCCTTACTCCTTCTTTGCTTGCCACCGATCTTTCGGAAGGGCACCATGCCGATGTCGTTCTTTGTGAGAGagtccttgccctccttcgGGAGCAGGTACTCGGGTATATGCTTCAAATGAGGCTGCTGTCGAGCAGTTCTCAATTCTCCATCATGTCGGAGATGCTGCAGTTCCGTGGGGTTCTCCTCGAAATATCTAAAGATGAGTCAGTAGGGCTCAGGCATTCACACTGGCGGAGATAGTAACTATGACGCGGGCAACCGTCGTCGCAAGGTGCATACCTCTTCAGCTTCTCGCTCTTGAGAAGTTCCTGCTTCAGCTCTCTCATACGCGCCTCGCGAACCGCGACCTTGGTGACAGCTCTCAGAGCGTCATCCAGACGGTATCTAAACGCGTCCAGGTGCTCCTTCTTGAAGTTGTAGGGCTTGACCTCCTTCCCCTGCTTCGCTTGCTGCTTCTTGATTCTCGCCAGAATCTTTTCGTCGTTCTCGGCCGTCTCTATGCTCGTCGGCAAGTGCTTGCGGTACAGCTCGCTAGGCACATAGAAGGACAGAGCCATGCCGGTCCGGCCGGCTCGCGCTGTGCGCCCGATGCGATGTGTGTATGACGAGGCGGATGTGGGGAGATCAAAGTTGACCACGGCAGCAACGTTCTTGAAGTCGATGCCTCGCGATACACCAAACTCGGCGTCTCGCTTCGATTTGCGCTTCTTCTTAGAttgctccttctccttctcgggcTGTTCCGtgccctcctctccctcgacATCTTTTTCCTCGGCACCCATAGCGCTCTTTTCGTCGGACGCAATGATTATGTCGTATACTCCGCGGTTGAACTCCTCGAGGACGTGCGCCCTTGATGTGACGGGCAGTTCTGAGTTGAGAATACAGCTTCGGACCTGGAATTGTTCGAGGAAAAGTTTCAGGCGGTATGAACGATCGACGTCGTTGACAAAAATCAGGCacttgcccttgacgagcttgagCTTGAAGATGATGAATGCCAAAAGAAACTTCTCGTCCTCTCCGCAACTGCAAACAGTTAGTAAGTGGCAGGCAAGGACGTGTGTCGAGAGTAGCATACCTGACAACGAACTGAGAAAGGCTGTCAccctccgtctcctcgtcgtcgaggtccagcACGGTAGGTTTCCTGCCGAAAATCCCTTGAAGTGAAGTTACGTCCGTCGAAAGGGTTGcgctcatcatcgtcaactGGACACCCTTGGGCAGCTTTCTCGCAATGTTCTCCAAATCTTCGTTGTAGCCGTAAGACAGAATAAGGTCAGCCTCGTCGAGAATCATACACGTCAGGTTGTCCAGCGACAAGGCTTCGGAGACGATGTTGCGCCATGCGGTGGCTGGTGTGGAGATGACGACATCGGGGAAGTTGGACAGAAGGGAGCGCTGGACAGCGTCGGAGATCTTGTCAACGAGCTTGATGGCGTGGATGTCTTTCGCGCAGTAGGCCGAGAACTGCTCAATGGCTTTGAGGACTTGAtcggcgagctcgcgggTCGGCACAAGAATGAGGGCTGTGGTGGCGGGTGAAGAGTCGGTCTAAACGGTCAGCGAGATTCATGTGGAAAGGTGCACAGCGCGTCTACACACAGTCTTGCGCTTCAGGATGCTGGAAAGAACTGGCAGAACGTATGCCGCAGTCTTCCCGGAGCCACAGGGGGCCTTTGCGACGACATCTTTGCCGTCCAAGGCCAGTGGGATAGCCTTTTGCTGCACGGGTGTCGGGTCCTTGaagctctcggcggcgacggcctgcaCCAGGCGTGTGTCGAGCCCGAGATCGGCGAAGGAAAGCTCTGGGGTAGCGGACTGCTCTGTCTTTGCGCGTTTTTCGGTTTCGCCCGCGGGCACGGAATCTTCGGGTTGCTTTCTCTTCATCGTGGGATCGGTCGGTGTCGCAAAAGTGATGTTCTGGAGAAACTGCACGAGTCCTGGATCGAGACGCCCGAACCAGTGCCAAATCAGAAAAAAAATCTGGAGGGGCGGGTCTGGCCGCAGCTTATCTTATCAGTGACACTAGACCATGAACGCCGCCGGCTGATTAATCATGTCAGGGGTCAAGGTTTGTCAATCGG from Colletotrichum higginsianum IMI 349063 chromosome 3, whole genome shotgun sequence includes the following:
- a CDS encoding Hexose transporter, giving the protein MKKTFSIPLYVRASIIASCVAMLFGLDTGSIGPVTTMPSFHQTFGEFSPTMHGVIVSSVLIPGALSALVSGAMADRFGHVLLFALGAFVYGCGAAVECASPKLGVFVLGRLIKGVGEGMFLSNVYVQVSEMSPARVRGIMTALPQFSIVTGIVAGYFMCYGTARIGSSSLAWRLPLAIASFLGFALSSTYWTVPPSPRWLLSKGRFDEARIVLDTLGLDDSERAVLLEQSMSGTYEQNVDATLWDTIRQTFVEFGEAFSKPFRSRTAFGCFLMAMQQFSGIDGILYYAPILFTQAGLKGEQATFLASGVSALVILAVTIPATFLADKWGRRTSSLLGGVLITALMILMGSLFAAGQVQAESGAGKWVVIVSIYLFAIVYSATWAIGFRTFMVESLPRKTRSSASSLAQSANWVSFSSPSSQEPLDFLDQTNRKTKFANYVVALITPVLLSKSTFGAYFLFAGCSLVCTVVVAATMVETRGHSLEAIEKRYSEKKAKATGRWKMKGLRPRRFANDA
- a CDS encoding Methyltransferase — translated: MARPDTFAGAAIYVPILLRYLYDPFVLGLYCPYAWQISSSKMRGFFNRHIANAASRSQTSQSLLSETGFRPASSTCSPCRILDIGVGTGYFLKHAPIPAGSEVYLVDLNPAALHATKSRMLKAHPKTTCEASVADFLDPQGRGLSCGDLGGGSFDAISTTMLLHCLPGPPPRKATALVRLRHLLAPGGTLFGVTILGRGVKHNIWGKQLMFWHNLLGVFGNTEDDVEGFVGPLREAFEDVRWEVHGVMLLFEARNPIP
- a CDS encoding ATP-dependent RNA helicase DBP9 translates to MKRKQPEDSVPAGETEKRAKTEQSATPELSFADLGLDTRLVQAVAAESFKDPTPVQQKAIPLALDGKDVVAKAPCGSGKTAAYVLPVLSSILKRKTTDSSPATTALILVPTRELADQVLKAIEQFSAYCAKDIHAIKLVDKISDAVQRSLLSNFPDVVISTPATAWRNIVSEALSLDNLTCMILDEADLILSYGYNEDLENIARKLPKGVQLTMMSATLSTDVTSLQGIFGRKPTVLDLDDEETEGDSLSQFVVSCGEDEKFLLAFIIFKLKLVKGKCLIFVNDVDRSYRLKLFLEQFQVRSCILNSELPVTSRAHVLEEFNRGVYDIIIASDEKSAMGAEEKDVEGEEGTEQPEKEKEQSKKKRKSKRDAEFGVSRGIDFKNVAAVVNFDLPTSASSYTHRIGRTARAGRTGMALSFYVPSELYRKHLPTSIETAENDEKILARIKKQQAKQGKEVKPYNFKKEHLDAFRYRLDDALRAVTKVAVREARMRELKQELLKSEKLKRYFEENPTELQHLRHDGELRTARQQPHLKHIPEYLLPKEGKDSLTKNDIGMVPFRKIGGKQRRSKGKPGRKKIGTRKVNPLKTFKARRK